The DNA window ACCTCTTGCAGAGTATCAGAGCCTGGTTCATTCAATTGTGTTTTTCCCCAGCCAGCCACCCGGCACATTCTCCCCGGTGGGATGACGTTGAACTGGGGCGGAAGGGGGAGCGTCCCCACGGCCAGGGTCAGGTTAGCTTTCTCCTTCAACTGTGGAGGGCATGAGGGGCTGTCAGTGCTAGAAATGGGTGACAGGGCAGTTGGAGGAAATCAGGGAAGGACAGGGCAAACTGTTTTGCATTAGAACTACATCCAGTGGCACGAGTCAGTGGGGTTGGAGTCCAGAGGCAGGTTGGGGACATTTTAGGGCAATGGAGACCTGAAGGAGAAAACTAAGAGAACAGAAAGTGggaaatgtggagaaagaagTTATTACCTTCAGTAACATGATGTCATGGAGAAGAGCACTATCATCATATTTTGGGTGAGGAAATTGTTTTATGAcctcaagcttctgccatgtgtcttctttcttttgtatgttATGGGCTCCAAGGGTGACCATTATGGACCTAttgtgagggagaaggaaggaccaGGAGAAACTGTGATGGTCTGAAGTTTCTCCTGCGATGTTCCCATTCTGAGAAAAGAGGACTAGAGTCTATCACGGGGGTCACTGGACTCTACTCACCCCTCTTTCCCTGGACCACTTGTAGCATTTGGGGTGGGGGCTCATATTTTACTCAGGGAATAGCTTTCTCAGGGAACATGGACAATTTCCAGGACCCTCAGGAATTCCTGGAGACTGAGTAGGCCATGGAGGACCCAGGGGACAGGATTAGCACTTCCTAATTTAGGGAGCCCTGTGTGAGGGCCAGAGATATCAGAGGAAAGGGGGAGTTGAGGTGGTGGGATCCCTGGTGGACCCTGTTGTCTGCCTCCCCTGGAAAGATGGCTCAAGTCCCTGAGAACTAAAGGCCAGTGTTCTTGGAAAGGGCTTAGAGGAAGTGGCCTGGAAAACTGGGTGGGTTGGGAGAGGGAAGCTACTTTTAGAGGAGGGACTTTTGGATAGggcctccttttcctctctgtagGGGAGCCGAGCTCACGGTGATTGAAGATCAGGGCATCTCATCAATTATGGGACCAAGTTCCATAAGTTCAAGTCttgcctctcccagccccaggaGCCTCAGACCGCCCAAGGGTACGTCCTTAGCTGCCACCCTAGCTGTTAATCTCTAGAAGGGAGATAAATGGGACCCTGCTGTGTCACCTTCCTGCACAGTGAGCAGCCGTCAGCACAAAGTTCCGTCTTATCAGGAAACCACCGCAAGATGCCAGTCTATTCTGGAGAGTGACAATTTCCAGGTGGGCCATGTAAGGGCGGGAGTGTGGCTTGCACTCTGTGCCCCCGATGATCTCTCCTGGAACAGAGATCCCCAGGGCTTGAACACAGAGAATGCATAGGCTGAGCTAAAGTTGAGAGGGGCTTCTCTCTAATCTCATCCTCACTGTGTACTCTGCCTGTTGCCCCCTCAGGAGGCTCGGGTATCTGGTGTCCCCACCCACAACCTCTCACATAAATTCTCACTCCTTCTTCCAGGTACAACAGCCAATCTGGCCTCAGATGCCATTCAGGCATTTTTCACCTCGGATTTCCCCCACTGCCATTGTGCCTGGGACCTCAATGCTCCTCTTCCACTGGGCTCCAAACCTTGAGGGCAGTgtcagagaatggccacattacGAGGTAAAGTGTAGCCCCGAAgctcagaagatgaagagaacaTAGGACCTCCTACCCAATATCTCACCTTAAGTCATGAGAAGAtgccccctcttcctcccacctGTTCGGGCTTTCCCCTAGTCAGCGGGGTTCCTTGTCCCTGGGAACTACCATAGGCTGCAgagactgggggggtgggggaggcatatCCCAAGTGGAACTTCACCCGGGATTCCTGCAGAGAGATCCTGCGATCTTGTTTAAGAGTcagctataggggcgcctgggtggcgcagttggttaagcgtccaacttcagccaggtcacgatctcgcggtccgtgagttcgagccccgcgtcaggctctgggctgatggctcggagcctggagcctgtttccgattctgtgtctccctctctctctgcccctcccccattcatgctctgtctctctctgtcttaaaaataaataaaaaacgttgaaaaaaaaataaaaaaaaatctttaaaaaaaaaaaaaaaaaaaaaaaaagagtcagctATATTCAGACTAAACTGTGTTGGGGACTGATACTGCAGCTTCCAGAGGGAAGGACTCACCAGCTTCAGCTCTGGAGCAGAGGAGAAGGAGCGGCAGGGCGAGAGGAAGACAATGCATCTTCTCAGAGAGGCTGCCCGGGCAGATGCTGCTTCTGTTTTCCGGCTTGGGTTTTATAACTCCAGCGATGAGCGAAGGGCTGGGCTGGTAACCACAGGAACTGTGTGGTCATGTTTTCTTCTCCCATCCTAAACTGGTGATCTTT is part of the Neofelis nebulosa isolate mNeoNeb1 chromosome 7, mNeoNeb1.pri, whole genome shotgun sequence genome and encodes:
- the LOC131517025 gene encoding chymase isoform X3, with protein sequence MHCLPLALPLLLLCSRAEAGEERETQNRKQAPAQWKRSIEVPGTMAVGEIRGEIIGGTECKPHSRPYMAHLEIVTLQNRLASCGGFLIRRNFVLTAAHCAGRSIMVTLGAHNIQKKEDTWQKLEVIKQFPHPKYDDSALLHDIMLLKLKEKANLTLAVGTLPLPPQFNVIPPGRMCRVAGWGKTQLNEPGSDTLQEVKQRLMNPQACRHYRTFDHNLQLCVGNPRKTTSAFEGDSGGPLLCAGVAQGIVSHGRKNAKPPVVFTRISHYRPWINEVLKQN
- the LOC131517025 gene encoding chymase isoform X1, whose amino-acid sequence is MHCLPLALPLLLLCSRAEAGEIIGGTECKPHSRPYMAHLEIVTLQNRLASCGGFLIRRNFVLTAAHCAGRSIMVTLGAHNIQKKEDTWQKLEVIKQFPHPKYDDSALLHDIMLLKLKEKANLTLAVGTLPLPPQFNVIPPGRMCRVAGWGKTQLNEPGSDTLQEVKQRLMNPQACRHYRTFDHNLQLCVGNPRKTTSAFEGDSGGPLLCAGVAQGIVSHGRKNAKPPVVFTRISHYRPWINEVLKQN
- the LOC131517025 gene encoding chymase isoform X2, translating into MVTLGAHNIQKKEDTWQKLEVIKQFPHPKYDDSALLHDIMLLKLKEKANLTLAVGTLPLPPQFNVIPPGRMCRVAGWGKTQLNEPGSDTLQEVKQRLMNPQACRHYRTFDHNLQLCVGNPRKTTSAFEGDSGGPLLCAGVAQGIVSHGRKNAKPPVVFTRISHYRPWINEVLKQN